One window of the bacterium genome contains the following:
- a CDS encoding transposase, which produces MMKTFKYRIYPNKLQRRKFGLILSNCCFVYNHMLETRKNAWEQEKRSISKYETMKMLLPLKLENPGLKVVHSQSLQDVCARVDNAFKHYFRRCKLKENPGYPRFRSGNRYKSLTFPQSGYKLSSRTIHISKVGEIKIVLHRPIVGKIKTLVLTKDILGKWWASFSCETEKSLLQSNEKAVGIDLGLTHFATLSNGEKIDNPRFFRKDEHLLSRAQRKLSIQEKGSLKRKKFVKRVQHIHEHISNRRNDFAHKLSHYLVQQFQILVFEDLNVENMMHNSKLSKSIADASWSKLIELTSYKAESAGRNMILVNPRYTSQQCSQCNTIVKKALSERTHRCPQCGLIMDRDENAALNILALGINGLGANP; this is translated from the coding sequence ATGATGAAAACATTTAAATACAGAATATATCCCAATAAACTCCAGCGGAGAAAATTTGGTTTAATTCTGTCTAATTGTTGTTTTGTGTATAACCACATGCTTGAGACTCGAAAGAATGCTTGGGAGCAGGAAAAGCGTTCTATTTCAAAGTATGAAACAATGAAGATGCTTCTACCATTAAAATTGGAAAATCCTGGTCTCAAAGTGGTTCATTCGCAATCATTGCAAGACGTGTGCGCTCGCGTGGACAACGCTTTCAAACATTATTTCCGGCGATGTAAGTTGAAAGAAAATCCCGGATATCCGAGGTTTAGGTCTGGCAACAGATACAAATCTTTAACATTCCCACAGAGTGGATATAAATTATCCTCTCGGACAATCCATATTTCCAAGGTCGGAGAAATTAAGATTGTTCTTCATCGACCGATTGTGGGAAAAATAAAGACTCTCGTGTTGACAAAAGACATCCTCGGCAAATGGTGGGCTTCTTTCTCTTGCGAGACAGAGAAATCTCTGCTCCAATCGAACGAGAAAGCTGTCGGCATTGATCTCGGATTGACACATTTCGCAACGCTCTCCAATGGTGAGAAGATTGATAATCCGAGATTCTTCCGGAAAGATGAGCACCTCCTTTCGAGAGCTCAGCGTAAGCTGAGTATACAAGAGAAAGGCTCATTAAAACGAAAAAAGTTTGTCAAACGTGTCCAGCACATCCACGAACATATCTCTAATCGAAGAAATGATTTTGCACATAAACTCAGCCATTATCTTGTGCAACAATTCCAAATCCTCGTCTTCGAGGATTTGAATGTTGAAAACATGATGCACAATTCTAAGCTGAGCAAGAGCATTGCTGATGCATCTTGGTCTAAATTGATTGAACTCACTTCCTACAAGGCTGAAAGCGCTGGTAGAAATATGATTCTCGTCAATCCGAGATACACATCTCAGCAATGCTCTCAATGCAACACTATTGTCAAAAAAGCACTCTCAGAACGAACCCATAGATGTCCGCAGTGCGGACTCATTATGGATCGAGATGAGAATGCAGCTTTGAACATATTGGCCCTTGGTATAAATGGCCTGGGTGCAAATCCCTAG